The Echinicola rosea genome has a segment encoding these proteins:
- a CDS encoding 3-hydroxyacyl-CoA dehydrogenase has product MQQITIAGAGTLGSQIAWQAAFCGFEVTVFDVFEEGIERGKKFHASHADHFIKERNASPEEVEKTKARLSYTTNLEEAIKDADLLNESVPEKLEIKKSFYRDVSKLAPKKTIFTTNSSTLIPSQIVEAVDRPDKFLALHFANGIWDSNIGEVMGHPGTDPEIFKQVEEFAKAIGMVPIPIHKEQNGYVFNSLLVPFLNAAIDLVAREVSDPESIDKTWMIGNRSQLGPCAFIDIIGMETAYNVNQMWGEQLQDDHRLALAAYIKENFIDKGKMGVSSGEGFYSYPNPSYKDPGFLIK; this is encoded by the coding sequence ATGCAACAAATTACCATCGCAGGAGCCGGAACCCTAGGGTCACAAATAGCCTGGCAAGCTGCTTTTTGCGGTTTTGAGGTGACCGTATTTGATGTCTTTGAAGAAGGTATTGAGAGAGGAAAGAAATTTCACGCATCACATGCCGACCATTTCATTAAAGAACGTAATGCCAGCCCGGAAGAAGTCGAGAAGACGAAGGCTCGACTGAGTTATACTACTAATTTGGAAGAGGCGATAAAGGACGCGGACCTGCTAAATGAATCGGTACCTGAAAAGCTTGAAATAAAAAAGTCCTTTTACAGGGATGTGAGTAAACTGGCTCCTAAAAAGACCATCTTTACCACCAATTCGTCTACACTGATTCCCAGTCAGATAGTGGAAGCGGTGGATCGGCCAGATAAATTCTTGGCCTTGCATTTTGCCAATGGTATTTGGGATTCAAATATAGGAGAAGTGATGGGGCATCCCGGTACCGACCCTGAAATCTTTAAGCAGGTAGAAGAGTTTGCCAAGGCAATTGGCATGGTACCCATTCCGATCCACAAAGAGCAAAACGGCTATGTGTTCAATTCACTACTTGTTCCCTTTTTGAATGCGGCTATCGACTTGGTGGCCAGAGAGGTCAGTGACCCTGAAAGTATCGACAAGACATGGATGATCGGCAACCGTTCTCAGCTGGGGCCTTGTGCCTTTATTGATATCATTGGAATGGAAACGGCCTATAATGTCAATCAGATGTGGGGAGAGCAACTGCAAGATGATCATCGGCTAGCATTGGCCGCCTATATCAAAGAGAATTTCATCGATAAAGG